ACCTGAGAATACTGCCTTTATTTAGATCAACAAGAAAAAAAGTGTTTGGGACAATTGTATGTGAAATCCAGCTGTACACCACTCCTGGGTAAGCCTCAAACGTCTCAATCTCCAGTCTTCTGCAGGTAATCCGTTCACTTGTTGGTAGATTAGTAGGGATGGGAACTAATggcttgtattttattttttgttagtgATCTCCGGGCGAAAGTTCAAACAAGTCATAAACATTTATGGCTGACACTAGGAACATTTGGTCACTGCTTTCCTTCCGCTTTGTTATTGTTTTCAGGTTTTCTTTAAACAGTCAAATTAGCATAAAATATGACACCAATATAACTGACAAAAATGGGGTTTCTCTGGTGGTCTCTAATTTCTAAAGGCAAAATGGAACCAACTGTTGATATATTTGTTTGCTAGTTTGTAAGCAAGATAAAGATGTATGCATGTGtgaaaaatctatctatctatccatctgtttaTTCATCTGTCTACATCTAATTTACCTCATATGCATCCAATGAAATGTATGAATATAATACCCATCTATCGGTATAGTATTTATTGCCTACGTTTTATTCACCTTTTCAGCTGTTTCATATTAGCCTTCATTATTATCTATTCATTATCTATTTGtcaatgatctatctatctatctatctatctatctatctatctagcttaaACTTCTTATAAACAAAGCCCATTTTAGTACTATATAATGTTTTCACATAagaaatggtgtgtgtgtgtgttcgtgttgTTTCTAGTGTACAGTCTGGTATCTTCTAATTTTAGTAATAATGAATTGTCTTCTTAAGATTTTTTCACATTAGGTGCGTTTATATATCTTGGAGGGCTGAAAATTCTCAAAAATGGTAAATACACTTTTCCAACCTAACCGTCTAAATGGATGCTCTCATTTTACAAAGGCTTCTTAACTACCACAATTTCACCTTTCATGTTACACTTTGGTTGGAGATAAAGGTGTAGTTTTGATTGCTGGACAATTTGCAAAGTAATCAGTTAAATTATACAATATCTGACAATTTTTTTAACTGTATCCAGAAAAGAGACTACTTATATATATTGTTGGTCACACTGATAGTGAAACCACGTAGTTACTTTATAAAGGGTCAATAAATTTTTGTTGATGCCACTGATTTGCCACAACTTAAAGAAATATAAAATCCTTGCTTACTTATTgtcttcccttccttccttcctttcctcaGTCGCAGCACAGTTAGCACAGTTGAGTGATATTATAACGCATGTAAGGCAGGACTACAGGACTACAATTAAATGTACTGCAGTATTTTAATCTAAGAGTGCAAATTCTGTTCTGATTTTCAAACACAATATAGTTATGTGTAaacgtgatatatatatatatatatatatcttgtagCCCCTCTAATTACATTTCTTCACTATATTTTGCTTAGATATAACTTTTCAAGTATTTCTTCCTTTGAAAATAATATTTACTCAACGTTGCTGTTCAAACAATTGCAATTCTGTGGAGCAGCCCTCGCTTAAGGTGAAGACTGTCAGAGCTTAACAAATCACAGCTCCCTCAGTTCACTGCCAGGTTAAGTAAATGCAGAGAAAGATAAATCTGCAAAGCTTAGTATCACCAGCAGAGCTCGCTTCAGACCAAGTTCACCGACAACACTATGCTAGGCAAGCTTTTTCCCCTTTCTCCTTCCTACTTTTTCTTACAAGAAACTGTGAGAGAACATAAAGCAATCAGCAATGAAACCCTCATTTGCAAGCTGCATCAGCAGTCACTTGTAGAATTGTAATCGGTTTCATGGGCAGCTCCATTATCATTGGCTTTTAATGGCTTGGTATATATTTCATGCACTGTAATTGTATATACATTCATGTTATTATACAAATGTTAACCTATATTAGGAAGAAGCAACAtgcatttgtgtatatatatttgtgtgtgtatgtttctgagacagagagagagaagatcccATGAGCCTGTGTATACATAGTATATAGGGAGGGAAAGCTATAGGTCAAAAAGTTGGAGGTCAAAAGTTGATTCTTTGCGCTGCTCTAAAAGTCATCATCTATCCAGACAAAGTTGGATGTCAATGTTATATAGTGGACATTCTGCCCATCAGCACAAAAGATAAAAAGTGTTTTGAGTTCCCCTAGCATCATAGACTGGACTCCTGTTGAACCCTAGCGCTTAAATGACCCTAATTACAAATGCAAGAATAGAAAAATGATTCCTTTCAACGGTGGGAGCTGTATTTCATCTGAAGCCATCCCACTATAGTCTGAATGAAGTTGTTCCATATGGAgcaggtagaaaaaaaaatgaatatagaGTGGAAAGTTGCGATAATCATTACAAAAAACACAAGTCATGGCTCAGTAGAAGGAGAATATTTATTTTAATCTactaaacaataataaaatcattACATTAGTTCAATTAATAAACTAGACAGTTCGacaattaatattattattagaaCATCTCGAAAACATGCTATgctaaaatagaaaaatatttacatatacagtagtcagtatatatatatatatatatatatatatatatatatatatatgtgtgtgtgtgtgtgtgtgtgtgtgtatttgccaCCCCAAACAGCTGCCATTAGGAGGATTTACGTTATTTTCCAATTACTAGAACGGTAATAAAAATGTGTGGCAGAATACGTGATAGAGACTTGGTGAACTGTAATTAAATATTTGATAGTTAGTTTTACCGTTGCCTGCAAATATTTTGTAAAATGTTCTGATAAAGGTCACATTAGTCACATttttaaaatcaatggaaaaaaatactTTTATATCTCTTGCACATATTTTCCTGTTTGCAGTATCGGAGGACTTCTTATTTCCTGGATCTTTTTGTATAGTTGAGGTGAAGTTGTTACAAACTTCCTGACCAATCATTAATCACACATTAAATGTTTCCAGATTTCGTAAATTAGGACAGGATTTTCTTTTTTGGTAATAATTTCTTTTGGTTACAGTTTATTTCTCGTGTGCTTCACCACGAATTAAGAGCAAGTGTAAATTTTAATAATATAGTAAATAATATTGTAAGCAAGAAAACATTGACAGGCTATGATGATGTGGCCCCTTGTCCAAAGCCTTCTTCAATGAGATCACTGGGCTTCCTCAGAACCCCAATCAACAAGAGTGATGCATTTCATAACCTCTgtaatgtgttcttttccctaaTTTATTCTTCATTTTCTGTCACAAGAAATGACCTGCTAGAAACTCCCTGCTGTCTTAAAGACACTTGCTGGACCTTTTAGAAAAGCTAAGTCCAAGGCCGAGGTGAACCTCAGGTCACCGAGTCTAACAAATATGAAAATGTCGCTTGGTGAACTGCAAGGCTCCTTATTTAACAAAGACTGTCAATAGGGAAGATTAATACCAAACCAAATGCGCCCAGTGTCACTTCTCGGTCACTTTGAAACCAACACCCAGTTCCTTGTACAAAaaaactaacccccccccccccccccaaaaaaaaataaaataaaaaattatctatAACTTTAtcttgtttataaaaaaaaactttttaataatAATTCTAATCCTAAATTTGTATGCCATATTTTGACGAAAAGAGATGATTATCTTATTTTAATATGAGCATTAATTAGTACAGCCCTACATATGATGTAGCCTTGTGGTAAAGGTACATATACATGAAAATAGTAATAATTAttgtaataataattattataatcAATAACTATAATGATATATACATATCTTTACCCTAAGGTTACATCATATTATTGTTGCGTTACTTTTGTGATTATTATTTCATACAGCTGTGTAACTGTAACACTATTACATAAATAGAGAAGAGCAATATTAACTTTCTACCAAACGAGGACACAATTGTTTTGAACAGAGCTGATTTGCTTGTTTATGGCAGAGTGAAATAACCATAAATCTTGCTGGAAAATGTTTAAATGTCTACTGGTGAGATAACGCCTGGTGGTCTTGGCTCAATTCTTAATGATAACAAAACCTTAAAGACAACTAACAGGCATTTTGAAATTTACATAGACACTTGCAGGCATTTTGCACCCACATTGAAGGCAAATGTGTCTACAGTGTGTTTTCTGTATATACCAACTACAGAGGGATTTCACAGGGCAAAGTTGCGTCTGGCATTGCCAGTGTAGCCGAAAGGTATTGCAAGATAAATATATCAACGACCTGGTGTACTTCATATTAAAATAAATACTATGtgttttacacacacacatacacacacacacacacacacatatatatatatataggctgagTGGCACACAAGTTATTATAGAACTACTGGTTAAAATGCGGCGTTATCTGAGCATTGACCATACTGTGCTAGAGAACAGTTACATTCCATAAAACTAAGCTTATCCACATATAACCGTAGAGACAAATACATATAGCTAGACGACAGagctggatggatagatagatagatagatagatagatagatagatagatagatagatagatagatagatagatagatagatagatagatagatagatagatagatagatagagttgaCTAATGAGGTCCCCTCCTGTAAGCATCAATATGTGATGataattgctttttatttattttacttctaTGCTTGATGCTGTAATGTGCTTCATGTGATTCAATATATAGATAAATCTCACATACGCGTTTTCTTTTGTGTGTAGATCAGTGTGTCCCGAAAAAAAGAACGATTTATAGAAATCTACTCCCCATCCTTCTACTGAATGCAAATGAATGAAAGTTCACCATCTGCTCTGTTTATGCTTCATATAGCAAGGTAAATGCTCTCTCTTACGTTTTCTACAGCCTAAAGTGTACTAAATATagctctgtgtgtgtaaatgtgtgtatatatatatatatatatatatatatatatatacacacatatatatgcagagCTATATTTCGTACACTCTGTGCTGTACTAAATCTCtccgtctgtctgtctatataatCTTTCCGTGTGCCTGTCTTGTCTGTCTGTTATCTATGTAACCTTGGCAGGATTTAAACCAGGGTCTGATATGTAACTTGTGGTTGCAGAATTGCATTTCACTCAAATAATTGTTTTTGTCACTGTTAGAAGCAATACGATTATTCTGTCAGTCCTATTATATTCATTATCTATATTGCACCACAGAGAATGCACTGATGTCCAAGACATGGTCACATAGAATAGAGCTATACACTGCCCATTAGCAGCTCTGTCGCTCTCCTCTAGCAACATGTGGAATCTATCTGCCATATTGGGCTTTAACGGAAAACCCAGCTATTTCATGGCTCACACAAGACTACGATGATTTCTGATAATGAGGGAGCATACAGGCTCTTTTAGTTCAGCAGACAAAGCATAAAGCTCTCTACTTGCGATTGTTTACCCAATTTATCCGATGCCAGGATTAATAAATTTGCACAGCCAATATGCTTAGGTCCTTTTTAAAGTCAGTTGCTGTCTCCAGATCACCTCGAGTTAtcagctgaatatatatatatactgactttGCTACGTGAAATGTCTCATAAGCCTTAGAGGCACTGTGCCATTACTATCTATGTCACAGGGATTTTGCCTCTGACTTTGCTGTAGCAATAAAAAGgtcatatgtacagtatataaagaTCAGTAATTGctgtaatgtattgaaaaaaaaaagattattcacATATGATTGTTGATGCTTGTCCCTTCACTGGTGTACTACTGATACTGATGGATAGATATAGACTTCTATATGGTCATATATACCTGCCTGTACATCACAACATGCACAGCAATAACTTTGCATAGTTGATGTTTGTATATAGGTTATAATCACTTTTTACAGGGAGTTATCTGTATAGTTGATGGTTGGATATAGGTTACTACATATATTATATGCATGTGTATGTACTACCGAACATGCAGTACAACACATTAAGCAGCACAGACCCCAGGCTCATCAGCATTATAGAATAACTGCGTACGTGGGattacatacagtataatgtacacCAGCTATAGAATCATTGCTAATCTTAGTGCATTATATGTTGCAGTCTAATAGCAATAAGATTAGTCATGATAAGTGACACACACAATCTAACGTATAGCAACCCCCTCTAGGACTGACCTAGAGTCAGAGTGCATTAGTGCATTATTAGTGCATTTGTTATAATTCTAGTATAGTATCATCATTAGTCGTTACATACATAGGATTACATACAGCATTATAGGGCAGAGCAGCTCCCTCCAGGATAGACCCACACACCCAGCAGCAGAGTCATAGGCAATCATTACTAATCTGAGTACATTTGTTGATATTATTATAGCTTGTAGTGTAATATGCTTGTGATTAGTATTGATCCCTGGTGTTGTCCTCTGAATCTGTGGCAGGAATTTTAGTCTGATGATGTTCCAGCTGCAGTTAAGTCTATAAGGGGTGACTTGCAGTGCATTTATCACCCTGGTGTTTCCTTATCCGGGGTGCAGAGCAGTGCACCGATTGGCTGGGTTGGTCACATGGGTGTGTAACTTTGCACACTTGACAGGGAGTAGGAGGGTTTTCTGCAGAACAGAAAAACGACAACGCGAGAAAAATTAGTATTTTTTGTTGCACTTGCACAAATTAATGGCCATGAGTTCGTTTTTGATAAACTCCAACTACATCGAGCCGAAATTCCCACCCTGCGAGGAGTATGCCCAAAACAACTACTTGCACAACCAGTCTCCTGAATACTACGAGCGGCCGAGAGAACCCGGGTTCGAGGCTCCTCCTGAGGCGGCTCTCTACCAAGGTCCGAGCAGTTATCCTGAAGCCAACTATGGATACAGCCACCTCACCGCCAGCCACGAAGCTGGGGTCACCCAGGAGGGGATCTCTGCTAAAGGACACAGTCAATCTCAGCAACTTCTCCAaagccacgtcctcaggcagcctccaccaccaccacagcaCTGTGAGCCTATAGGAGTGTCCAATGACAGTATCAATCCTGAGAAAAGTGCTGCTGGGCTCAAATGCAGCAAAGAACCAGTTGTCTATCCCTGGATGAAGAAAATACATGTCAACACAAGTAAGTGTCCACCCAAATAACGTATCATTGGGCTTAGATGGGTGGTTTCTTGTCCAGGGCGTTATTTTAGCTCCTCACTGGATTATTTATTGGAGTCAATCTGTTTGAGAGGTCATTACAGATGCCATAAATGTAATTGCCCTGCTATTTATTGACTCTGGGCCGCATGCCTTTAATGCATGACTTTATTAGGGCTTGCCGTTGTTTGGTGCATTGTCACTAgcctgggatttgttgttctattccTCTTTTCTTTGAACAATGGTGCCAAATCATTATCTAATGAGTATGTCCCATTGCTTTTCTTTTCTATGTGCCCAGTTAACCCAAATTACACTGGCGGGGAACCCAAAAGGTCTCGAACTGCGTACACCAGACAACAAGTATTAGAGCTGGAGAAGGAGTTCCACTTTAATCGTTACCTTACTAGACGCCGGAGGATAGAGATTGCTCATACTTTATGCTTATCTGAACGTCAGGTCAAGATCTGGTTCCAGAACAGGAGGATGAAGTGGAAGAAAGACCACAAATTGCCCAACACTAAGATGCGCTCTGCAAACCCACCAGCCTCAAACCAGCAGTCCAAAGTACAGGGCCATCAACACACAGATGGGTCTACCACCCCATTATTATAAGGCTTTAATTGCATTGATCTAATTGCTGGTAATCACTTGGACCAAATGACtatggaaggaaaaaaaagctcCTTGAGATTGCTGGATACAAAATCCTTGTTCCTTGTTCCAACCAGGACAATTGGAGACTTTTCTTGTTTTATTTATGTACTTGACTGTATACGTATAAAAACTAagggtgtatatgtgtatatgaatATTTACATATAGTTCAGTGTCTACATAGGTAGAAAAACTATTTTGTATACAAGACACATACGTCACAGATGCATTTATGTGATAAAAGTATGGACTGATATATTACACCTATACATATAGCTGTGAGTATTTAAGATAAAACAAACGTTTTTAATGATTTATTTAATGGCTTCTTGAAGAAGAAATAAGCTGGTTTGTAAATACTCTGTAGACACAAAATAACTGTTTTCCTGCTTAGCTCGCCCTTTGAGATCAATGTATGTTTGACACTTTCCCTGTTTTCTGTAGAAGGCCTTTGATCATCGTCTTGAAGGCGAGAATATGTTGTAGATACAGTGGTGGTACATATTGTGGACTTTGTGCTGTATTTTTTGTGGTGCTAAGCCCGAAGAATATTCTGTCAAAATTAAAGATTTCAAAAACAGACGTTTCTAAACCTGTTTAGTATTGAGCCTAACTATGCTACATCATGCTATAACATATGGGGTCACAGACTATACACTGGATCATCAATGCAAAAAGAGTCAACAGCTGGTGAAATGGTGGTAAAGAGGTTTAATGTAATCTGATATAGTGTTCATACCTAGTGAAAATGTATAAAACGAGGATTGCCAAGGACATATCACGACATACTACGTCTGTGTGAGGCTATATGCgcgtgagtgtgtgtgtatgtgtgtcagGCTGGCAGAGCAATATTTATGGACCATATGGAAAACAGCCATtgaatatataatattgtataacACATATAATATTATACTATGTCATTTCTATTAAAATACTTACATGGTAAGACCTCGAATAGTATTGTTTGCACACCAGCTAGTATTTTATATAATCATTATTACTATAGCACCAATATAAAATATACAACACTTGTAAGATACTATTGACTTATAATGACTTATTTGTACCTCACCAGACTTTCCTAAGGATTACATTTGGAAAAACAAATCCGAGCAGAAGCCATGGCACTTCTACCGAAAATGGAACCATCCCTGACGGATGTATATTTTATCAACCTTTTAAGCATATTTCACATAAGACTTGAGGCTGGATAGATCCGCAGACACTTTCATCCCTACAAGGTACTTATATATAGGACGTCATacgtagtatatatatatatagtatatattttgCACTGATGAAACTTTGCTTTGTGAAAGCACTGTTGTATCAttccatcatatatatatatacatatatatgtgtgtgtgtatatatatatatatatatatatatatatatatatatatcatcctgCTATCCTTTTGCTctaccatttattgtttgttcTTTGCCCTGTCACATAGTCTGCCCTTTGCTAAGGCA
This genomic window from Eleutherodactylus coqui strain aEleCoq1 chromosome 12, aEleCoq1.hap1, whole genome shotgun sequence contains:
- the HOXA4 gene encoding homeobox protein Hox-A4 gives rise to the protein MAMSSFLINSNYIEPKFPPCEEYAQNNYLHNQSPEYYERPREPGFEAPPEAALYQGPSSYPEANYGYSHLTASHEAGVTQEGISAKGHSQSQQLLQSHVLRQPPPPPQHCEPIGVSNDSINPEKSAAGLKCSKEPVVYPWMKKIHVNTINPNYTGGEPKRSRTAYTRQQVLELEKEFHFNRYLTRRRRIEIAHTLCLSERQVKIWFQNRRMKWKKDHKLPNTKMRSANPPASNQQSKVQGHQHTDGSTTPLL